In Poecile atricapillus isolate bPoeAtr1 chromosome 1, bPoeAtr1.hap1, whole genome shotgun sequence, the sequence CAGTTTGGAGATCTGAACAGGTAGGGCCTATGTACTCAGTAACTCTGAGTCTTCTCCTTGAGCCTTCCACACCTTCAGAATCCTCAGCGCTGCAGAGCAAGAAGCACTGCATTTTTAGAGCCCTACTCCCTTATTCCAAACTGGCCACTTGATGCCCTTTGGCATGTGCCAGAAGCGTGTCAGAAAAAGCAAGAGGATTTGGCACAAGTTTAAAGATTTGCCTTCAGATTTTTCAGCAACTGATCCTTAAATCACTTGTTTTAGTAGTGTTTAACAATAAACTTACTTTTTACGACGCCGGCCATACAACTCGCGCCTTAACTCTCGAGAAATGGGCTTCAAATGCATAAAGTTGCAGAAACCTCCTCGTGTACACTCTCTGAAACAGAATTCAAGAGGCACAGTTAGAACTTCCAGCTCAACACTATCTGCTAACCTCTGTTGACCTCTAACACCTCACTTCTAggagaaaatccccaaaagatgGCAAAAGTCAGGAGAGTTCACTGCAGGTCCTACACACTACTGGTACCTGTGTTCTTCCTGCACTCAGCTACGTCAAATCCACCCCCAAGCACCCTCCCTGCTGTGCAAACACCTCCCAGCTGTGGAGGCAAGAGGAAGCCCCTGCTTTACCCCATCTCGTATTGACGGCAACAGGCCTCTCTGAAGTCAGTCACAGGGGAGAGCTCGGCATGGATGGGCTGCCCATTAAACCAGCGATTGTTCAGGTCGATCACCGCCTTTTCTGCATCTTCTTCACGGCGGAACTGAAAGCACAATTAACATTTTCAGTGAAGCAACTGGAACAGAGAAGATTCCTATCAAATCAGTTGTGTGATATCTGAGGCTCAGGACTAGTAATGAAACCAAGATGCTACCCGAGATTTCTTGGACAGTCCATCAAATTAAGGGTAAATATGCCAGCTTTTCATTAGCTGGGACTCAAGGGCTAATCAAAACATTGATTTTCCTCTTCATTATGCTCTGTTTCGTCTTTCAAGTGGGAAAGTTAGTCAATAGAAGATACGAAGATATTGTATTTTCTTAGTACAGCTTTAAACCAAGAGAATGCTTATAAACACTTTCTGGAACACCAAAAGTCCTGATGTAATGcattttttcaaacatttaagagaaatttatataaaaactGGAGGTCGCATTAATTTAAATGAGAATTTACAAAAATCAGATCCTGTTTTACGATGAATGTAAAACTTAAATTTGAAATGCCTTTtcacagctgattttttttttaaacaatgtttttttctgattatgaCCTACAGTCAAGAATTTTAGGTGTGAAAATACTTTCCAGCTGAGGCAATGTACAGCCAAAATATTCAAAGGAACTCTCACACACCACCTCCACACTGTGAACACACAGTAGAATTTCTGCAGGTGACAACTCTGTACTTGTTATTCAAGAGAAACCAATGACTTTTAAAGGTTAAACCTAAGTGCTCCAGTTTGCACCTTGAACCACCCAGCTACTGCCAAATCCAACCTGGTCACAGATATTGTGTTTAACTAAAAAGTTGGAAAATTAATGCACCTGTGGCATATAAACCTCTCTCATACTGATGTGCTTAAAGGGCAGCATGATACTAAGACAGATCCCAAATTAATCCTGACAAACTGAACAGTCCAGCAACAGTGATTGTTtatgtaaaagaaaatcaaagtgtAAATCTTTCTGAAAATTACATAATTTGAACTATCAagaaattttctcaaaattcatTAGAACTTCTTTTGGATTTCTTTAACATTTTTACTCTACTTTAAACTGTGAAGTTGGAGAGGAGCTTATACACTGAAGAGTTTtcctagcaaaataaaatctACAATCACACAGTAgcttttaaaattctaaatCAGTAAATACCACCCCCCTCCTGATTACATGAGCATCTCTTTGTCCTACCTTTACGTATACATTTCCAACTAAATGATCTCCAAGGTTATCACAAACGTTCATCTCCTCAACTTCGCCGTATTTCTCCTCCATTTCTGTGAAGACCTCCTAAGCACAAAGCAACCCAGCAGAAGTTTGCAGCACATTATTTGTAAGCACAGAAATATTGCATCTAACtctaattaaatattaaaaaaaaaccttccttggaaaaaagcaagaccacttcattttttttttacatttttgggTTTAAAGTTAGTACTTGCTTGGCCATCTGTAAGCAGAGCACTACCAATATACAATAAAAACCTATGGAAAACACGCACAGCATATACAGAATACACAGAATGCACTGAAAACACAACACAGAAACCCTGATGCTAGCTTCAGGTACTTGTTTCCATATAAATAATTAAGAATactttaaatttagaaaaaaattagattatACAATCAAAATGCTACATCACTTAAGCTGCTGATGTTAAACAAAGTCTATTTCAAGCAGTAAAATTAAGGCCAAACAAACCAATGGTTACatcaggaaatatttaatacaAAGCTGTATGCTTTAAACGAACACCTGAGGAAAtaagtggtttttttccatcaaTCCATCTAACTGTGCTATCCACTACATCCATTTAACTTATCTGTGGTGACAAATGCAGTGACATTGCAATGCACCTTTACATACCTCAAAGAACTCATCATAATGTTCCTGCATCTCAACATCGCTCACAGCACCTGCAAAAGTCAAAGAGTCAGATCGATTAGAGCCTGCCAGTAAGGAATAGGAGATTTTGATCAAACTACAAAACAATCTAGAGAGGCCGTCTGGAGCATAAGAGACATCATATAGCATGGAGCTAACTAACAGGAATGTTGCAAAATAAGGATCTGTGAAGAGCTTTGAGTCCCCAAAGTATCTGTCAAAACATTACATTGATATGATCAAATCAAAGCAAGTTTTAATCAGAGCCAAGCTTGTATGCCACAAatttaaaggggaaaagaaTTACTTTGAAATATCACTTAAAATTTAATGTACAGTCCCACTCTCTAACTACCAACAATTTTACCTAAACAGAAGGCAAGTGCTTTGTTACAATTCcatactttaaaatattgacAATTTATCATATTCCTCTTCCTAAAGGCAGAAATTTATGGCCACTTCTCCAGCATATCCACTAGAATTTGAGAGCTCACAATGTAAAATAGCCCAGAATCTTGTTTTAAATTTGCTGAAAACAATTATTGAAATGACACACTTTTCTCAGTGCCCTCAATGCTTTGCAACAGAGCACCATTTTCTAGTTTGAGTGTCACTTCATTTTTCTGCAGTCCTGCAGAACACCTTTCAGTGCAAGACAAGCCAGCCTCAAATCAAGATTATTTTCATGCTATAAGCTGGACTTCATAAATGAGTGCTGCTTGCCTGCTGCTACAAAACCCAACATAAGTGTGGCTTATTTTTCAAACcattaaaagtataaaaatgagtttcatttatttcttccagTCTACAGCACTTGAAACAAGCTTGTATACATTAAAGCCATTAGATCAGCTCTTCAGCAGTTAAGTGGTTTATTAGGATCAAGAGG encodes:
- the U2AF1 gene encoding splicing factor U2AF 35 kDa subunit isoform X1: MAEYLASIFGTEKDKVNCSFYFKIGACRHGDRCSRLHNKPTFSQTIALLNIYRNPQNSSQSADGLRCAVSDVEMQEHYDEFFEEVFTEMEEKYGEVEEMNVCDNLGDHLVGNVYVKFRREEDAEKAVIDLNNRWFNGQPIHAELSPVTDFREACCRQYEMGECTRGGFCNFMHLKPISRELRRELYGRRRKKHRSRSRSRERRSRSRDRGRGGGGGGGGGRERDRRRSRDRERSGRF
- the U2AF1 gene encoding splicing factor U2AF 35 kDa subunit isoform X2, whose protein sequence is MAEYLASIFGTEKDKVNCSFYFKIGACRHGDRCSRLHNKPTFSQTILIQNIYRNPQNSAQTADGSHCAVSDVEMQEHYDEFFEEVFTEMEEKYGEVEEMNVCDNLGDHLVGNVYVKFRREEDAEKAVIDLNNRWFNGQPIHAELSPVTDFREACCRQYEMGECTRGGFCNFMHLKPISRELRRELYGRRRKKHRSRSRSRERRSRSRDRGRGGGGGGGGGRERDRRRSRDRERSGRF
- the U2AF1 gene encoding splicing factor U2AF 35 kDa subunit isoform X3, whose translation is MQEHYDEFFEEVFTEMEEKYGEVEEMNVCDNLGDHLVGNVYVKFRREEDAEKAVIDLNNRWFNGQPIHAELSPVTDFREACCRQYEMGECTRGGFCNFMHLKPISRELRRELYGRRRKKHRSRSRSRERRSRSRDRGRGGGGGGGGGRERDRRRSRDRERSGRF